TGCTCATCGTAGCTCATGGTGCCGGTGTGCGGAAAATCGTCGTGGGCCAGCGACAACGATCGAACCAGCGCGCCAATGGCGCCGCGCTTGGCCGCTTCGATAGCTCCGCGCCGGCGCTGGTCGCCAGCGTCGCCGTAGGCCCGGCCCGTTTCGATGAACGTTGGGTTCATCGGCCGGTTATAGAAGATAAATTTCCCTTTGACTTTGTCGTCGGGCATAGCCGCTAGCTCCTGCCAGCTATCTACTTCCACAACACCCGCCTGCATTTTACCATTGGTGCCCACTGAGCCGCCCAGTGCACAAAGATTCAGCGGTAAGCCTTTGCCTTTCGCTGGCTTTATCTGGCCTTTCTCCTTGGGGCCGCGCACCCAGTGCGGCACCATTACTTCCTGCAAATACACGCGGTCGACACCTAGCTTTTCCATCGTCACCTTGCCCCACTGCACGGCCTGGGCGGCTTGCGGCGAACCACTCAGGCGCCCGCCGATAGTGCCCGTGAGCTGACGCAGGTTTTCGTAGCTCTGGCCGCGCAGCAACGCTTCGTCGTAGATCTTACGGATGTTCGTCGAATCGATTTTGGTACCCGTTTGGGCCGATACGGAGGTGACGGTTGTAACAAAAGCTAGCCCAGCCAGAGCAAGCCAACGCGGAGCAAAATGCATCATTCAGGTAAGATTGAGGAAAGAAAACAGCCACGCAGCAGCCGGCGTGACTCGGCTAATTACAAGGAAAGCGAACCTAGGTTGCACGCCTAGCGCTCAATACAAGCTAGCGTACCACCCGCGAAGAGGTCAAGGCTTGGTAGACTAGCGTCCGGAATTTGTCCTGGATGTTGGCAGAACTATTGCGGTACTTCTGGGTGTAGAGCAGCGCCACAATGCCCTCTTTTGGATCAACCCAGTAGGTAGTGCCAAATATGCCGCCCCACTCAAACGAGCCTTCCGACTCGCCCAAGCGCCCAGTGGTTTTGGCGGTCGTCAGGCTGAACCCTAGGCCAAACTTGTTACCGCCCCCCTGCTCTACCTCGCCTATTTGGTTGATGGTCATCATATGCACGGTGGTCGGACTCAGCAAGCGCCGACCGTTGTACTCGCCACCGTTCAGCATCATTTGCAGGAAAATAGCGTAGTCCTGAATGGTCGACGACAACCCCGCTCCGCCCGAAAAATAGCTTCCCTTAACTTTGGGGTGATCGGGCATCATGACATCACGCATACCCATCTTGATAGTTTGACGCGTAGCATCTTCGGTGTACAGGGTGGCTAGGCGGGCCTGCTTGGCAGCGGGCAAGTAGAAATAGGTGTCCTTCATACCCAGCGGCTCGAAGATGCGCTGGCGAAAGTATTCGTCAAGCGACTGGCCCGACAGCACCTCAATGAGGTAGCCAAGCACGTCGACGCTTAACCCGTAGGTAAACTGCTCGCCTGGCTGATGCACAAGCGGCAACGGACCTAGGGCATTCATAGCCGTAGCCAGCGAACCTTCTGATGTCCCGATTCCACTGGGAACGTGCGCTTTGGCGTAAATGGCTTTAATTTCTTTGCTGCCAATAACGGCGTAGCCGATACCTGACGTGTGCGTGAGCAGCTGGCGGATCGTCACTTCTCGCTTGGCTGGCACGGTGGTGTAGCTAGAGTCTTTCTCGTTGAAGGTAGCGAGCACCTTCGGGTTAGCGAAGGCTGGGATGTACTTCGAGATGGGGTCGTCGAGCAGAAAGCGGCCTTCTTCGTAGAGCATCATCACTCCGACACTCGTTATAGCTTTGGTTTGGGAAGCAATGCGCATGATAGCGTCGCGCTGTAGCGCCGTCTTCGCGGCCACATCGTCTACTCCGAAGGCTTTGTTGTACACCACTTTGCCGTCGCGCACGATGTAGGCAATGGCACCAGGCGCCAAGTTTTTGGACGTATAGTCTTGCAGTATTCGGTCGAGACGTTGCAGGCGGTCGGTGCTCATGCCAACGGTCTCGGCTTTGGCCTCCTTCAGCACAGGTGAGGTGCCCTGCTGAGCAAACGTGAGTTGGCAGCTGAGTGCTAGTAGGAAAGCGGTAGCGGTTGCTTTCATTCAGGGTAGGTTTTGAGGGGATTACTGGAGAGAACAGTTAGTGATCTTAGTGGCTTATCGCCTAGCTCCGTAGCGCGTCACCCCTATCGTTCCGGTGCCCTCAGTGGGCAGACGCACTTCAAATAGGTAATCGTAGCGCTCGTCGGCAATCTCGCGCATGGGTCGGGTCACACCTAACGCTTCAATGAGCGGCAGCAACGTGTTGGAATGCCCCACCACAACTACCTTCTTGCCAGCGTATTCGCGACGAATGAGCGCCGCGAGCCTAGCCGGGTCTTTGGCGTCGTAGCTCATGGGCGTGAGCTGCAAGGCGGCTTCCAGGGGAACCAGCGTGTCGCGGGTGCGACGCGTGTCGGTGGTAAAAAGAGCAACCGGATTACGCGACGCCAACGAGTCGCGGAGGGCAAGAGCGCGCTGCCGCCCAGCCGGCGTGAGGGGCGGATCAGTGAGGCTCCGCGTCGTGTCTTTCTCAGCATGACGCACCAAATAAACAGTGGTGGTCGTAGCGGATACTGCTGCTTTCTCAGGCTGCCGGACGAGGTTGCAGGCCGTGAGTACCCAGAGCAATGAAAGAGTAGAAAGTAAGGAGAAGCGCATAGCAAATGGGATGGAATTAGGGC
This Hymenobacter sp. GOD-10R DNA region includes the following protein-coding sequences:
- a CDS encoding serine hydrolase domain-containing protein is translated as MKATATAFLLALSCQLTFAQQGTSPVLKEAKAETVGMSTDRLQRLDRILQDYTSKNLAPGAIAYIVRDGKVVYNKAFGVDDVAAKTALQRDAIMRIASQTKAITSVGVMMLYEEGRFLLDDPISKYIPAFANPKVLATFNEKDSSYTTVPAKREVTIRQLLTHTSGIGYAVIGSKEIKAIYAKAHVPSGIGTSEGSLATAMNALGPLPLVHQPGEQFTYGLSVDVLGYLIEVLSGQSLDEYFRQRIFEPLGMKDTYFYLPAAKQARLATLYTEDATRQTIKMGMRDVMMPDHPKVKGSYFSGGAGLSSTIQDYAIFLQMMLNGGEYNGRRLLSPTTVHMMTINQIGEVEQGGGNKFGLGFSLTTAKTTGRLGESEGSFEWGGIFGTTYWVDPKEGIVALLYTQKYRNSSANIQDKFRTLVYQALTSSRVVR
- a CDS encoding histidine phosphatase family protein, whose amino-acid sequence is MRFSLLSTLSLLWVLTACNLVRQPEKAAVSATTTTVYLVRHAEKDTTRSLTDPPLTPAGRQRALALRDSLASRNPVALFTTDTRRTRDTLVPLEAALQLTPMSYDAKDPARLAALIRREYAGKKVVVVGHSNTLLPLIEALGVTRPMREIADERYDYLFEVRLPTEGTGTIGVTRYGARR